The following coding sequences lie in one Saimiri boliviensis isolate mSaiBol1 chromosome 6, mSaiBol1.pri, whole genome shotgun sequence genomic window:
- the PATE3 gene encoding prostate and testis expressed protein 3, with protein sequence MNKHFLLLFPLCCLIVAVTSLQCITCQLRLRKDRCRRGFGVCTAQKDETCMLLKIYEGNILQISYMLCQKFCRNLTFDIGNRTYVHECCDYDNCNFKF encoded by the exons ATGAACAAACACTTCTTATTGCTCTTCCCCCTCTGCTGCCTCATTGTGG CAGTGACATCACTTCAGTGCATAACATGCCAACTTCGCTTGCGGAAAGACCGCTGTAGAAGAGGCTTTGGTGTCTGTACTGCTCAGAAGGATGAGACATGCATGCTCTTAAAGATATATGAGG GCAATATTCTCCAGATATCATACATGCTGTGTCAGAAATTCTGCAGAAACCTAACATTTGACATCGGGAATCGGACTTACGTTCATGAATGCTGCGACTACGATAATTGTAACTTCAAATTCTAA
- the LOC141584839 gene encoding prostate and testis expressed protein 13-like isoform X2 codes for MRINTAVTSTGVFSGTGPRMCRLLLLSMVLVLFMDEGDRVLTWKWVRHCNYCKHFDGSVCRGGMKSCWKFNVLSTNRSCATDHYYFSDLTTGAYLFRYTILSCRPCDEGMFQEFHDLLRETTCCINHNRCNTGRDNPDITRILGAKVPDEIVYGPLN; via the exons ATGAGAATAAATACAGCTGTAACCTCCACGGGGGTGTTTTCAGGAACAGGCCCCAGGATGTGCCGATTGCTTCTGCTGAGCATGGTCCTAGTGCTCTTTATGGATGAGG GAGACAGAGTCCTGACATGGAAAT GGGTTCGACATTGCAATTATTGTAAACACTTTGATGGATCAGTTTGCCGGGGTGGCATGAAAAGTTGCTGGAAGTTTAATGTACTTTCAACAAACAGGAGTTGTGCCACAGATCACTATTACTTTAGTGATCTCACTACAG gGGCATATCTGTTTCGTTATACAATACTGTCTTGCAGGCCTTGTGATGAGGGAATGTTCCAAGAATTCCACGACCTCCTGAGAGAAACAACTTGCTGCATTAATCACAACAGATGTAATACTGGCAGAGATAATCCAGATATTACAAGAATTCTTGGAGCAAAGGTTCCAGATGAAATAGTGTATGGTCCATTGAATTAG